A genome region from Pseudodesulfovibrio alkaliphilus includes the following:
- a CDS encoding DUF4037 domain-containing protein yields MSDPKAHMTIPAPGKGLDIAREYWTEWGRSWLASRYADLLSNIGVGLFSGSDVLCADDALSRDHGWGPRFDVFRVDEDGISNESLQSEMRNAAPAEWSGVRNRFQFTPSIQVHTACEYFGSFFTNHRLPESLDDWVCCRNALANLESHLHYIRHGAVFYDPKGILGDIQAKLRNYPEDIWFLRMAQLCYDVAHYGEYNFCWRLAKRKDPIASEIAIGNFQHAVMALAIVMDHDYAPYWKWIHHVFQSCAIAGQLDAYLFEVSTTIEYERRATLVTSICKTLMKELVKRDIVPEDLDDGSGLPLFFQAQAYLTSRIGDSAIKALMR; encoded by the coding sequence ATGTCAGATCCAAAGGCTCATATGACCATCCCAGCACCAGGAAAAGGTCTGGATATCGCGAGAGAGTACTGGACTGAATGGGGTCGTTCCTGGCTTGCTTCCCGGTATGCCGACCTGCTCAGCAACATCGGCGTCGGTCTCTTCAGCGGTTCGGACGTTCTCTGCGCGGATGACGCATTATCCCGCGATCATGGTTGGGGGCCTCGTTTTGACGTGTTCCGCGTCGATGAGGACGGCATATCAAACGAATCCCTGCAATCCGAAATGAGAAACGCAGCCCCAGCCGAGTGGAGTGGTGTTCGAAACCGTTTTCAGTTTACGCCATCCATACAAGTGCATACCGCCTGTGAATACTTTGGCAGTTTTTTTACCAACCACAGACTGCCTGAGTCTTTGGATGATTGGGTCTGCTGCAGGAACGCGCTGGCGAATCTTGAATCGCATCTCCACTACATCCGCCACGGCGCAGTCTTTTATGACCCCAAGGGAATACTGGGAGATATACAGGCAAAGCTCCGTAACTATCCAGAGGATATCTGGTTTCTCCGTATGGCGCAGCTTTGCTATGATGTCGCCCACTATGGAGAATACAATTTCTGCTGGAGGCTAGCCAAGCGGAAGGACCCCATCGCCTCAGAAATTGCGATTGGTAATTTTCAACATGCGGTGATGGCACTCGCCATAGTCATGGACCACGACTACGCCCCTTACTGGAAGTGGATCCACCATGTCTTCCAATCTTGTGCAATAGCAGGTCAGCTCGATGCGTATCTTTTCGAGGTATCGACAACAATTGAATATGAACGCCGTGCAACACTCGTAACAAGTATCTGCAAGACGCTAATGAAGGAACTTGTGAAACGCGATATTGTGCCGGAAGACCTTGATGACGGCTCAGGACTTCCACTTTTCTTTCAAGCCCAAGCCTATCTCACAAGTCGCATTGGCGACTCCGCCATCAA
- a CDS encoding (Fe-S)-binding protein gives MDMVIPKPMDAAVRDFLNRFDFSACMICGTCSNGCPVTGTPGMEGWDTRKVMRMLAYGMVDEVVGSNFPWLCTGCGRCAYSCPMGIDIPAVMAHMKSLRERDKVPGSLHKGMANNLETGNNLAISREEYLLGMAELGVEMAEECPGFFVPVDKQDAKVLFFPNSKEVYGDFEDQFWWWRVFYAAREDWTVPSEGWEAVDWALFTGNYEGNKKLAKRKIDYMKQYNIERMIMPDCGGGSYGCRKGMDTCVLEDPNNEVGFIYLYDYLMQVIREGRIKLDKSVNAGKRFTWHDSCKHGRELARHFGKGYYDEPRWIVRQCVDDFVEMSPGRGLNYCCGGGGGMWPMPFEDESAWHGRHKYDQIKRSGADVVVVGCSNCRDQIMKRIPKYYTDYKYEVKYLWQLVAETLILEPWEQDMVARAEAAAKTQWERLGVELDSAEY, from the coding sequence ATGGATATGGTCATACCCAAGCCGATGGACGCCGCGGTGCGCGACTTTTTGAACCGATTCGACTTCAGTGCCTGCATGATCTGCGGGACGTGCTCAAACGGCTGTCCGGTCACAGGCACACCCGGCATGGAGGGGTGGGACACGCGCAAGGTCATGCGCATGCTCGCCTACGGGATGGTGGACGAGGTTGTGGGCTCCAACTTTCCGTGGCTGTGCACTGGCTGCGGACGATGCGCCTATTCCTGCCCCATGGGTATCGACATCCCGGCGGTCATGGCCCACATGAAGAGTCTGCGCGAACGCGACAAAGTGCCAGGATCATTGCATAAGGGCATGGCGAATAATCTTGAGACCGGCAACAATCTCGCCATCTCCAGGGAGGAGTATCTCTTGGGCATGGCCGAGTTGGGCGTGGAGATGGCCGAGGAGTGTCCCGGCTTCTTTGTTCCGGTGGATAAGCAGGACGCCAAGGTTCTGTTTTTTCCCAATTCCAAGGAAGTTTACGGCGACTTCGAGGACCAGTTCTGGTGGTGGCGGGTTTTCTACGCGGCCCGGGAGGACTGGACCGTGCCCTCCGAAGGATGGGAGGCTGTGGACTGGGCCCTTTTCACCGGCAATTACGAGGGCAACAAAAAACTGGCCAAGCGTAAGATCGACTATATGAAGCAGTACAATATCGAGCGCATGATCATGCCCGACTGCGGCGGTGGGTCCTATGGCTGCCGCAAGGGGATGGACACCTGTGTGCTGGAGGACCCCAACAACGAGGTTGGATTCATCTACCTCTACGACTACCTGATGCAGGTCATTCGCGAGGGCCGTATCAAGCTCGATAAGTCGGTCAATGCGGGCAAACGGTTCACTTGGCACGACTCCTGTAAGCATGGTCGCGAGTTGGCCCGCCACTTCGGCAAGGGGTATTACGACGAGCCTCGCTGGATTGTGAGGCAGTGCGTGGACGACTTTGTCGAGATGTCGCCGGGTCGGGGCCTCAACTATTGCTGCGGCGGAGGTGGGGGCATGTGGCCCATGCCCTTTGAGGACGAGTCCGCCTGGCATGGCCGACACAAGTACGACCAGATCAAGCGCAGCGGCGCGGATGTGGTCGTGGTCGGCTGCTCCAACTGCCGGGACCAGATCATGAAGCGCATTCCCAAGTACTACACGGACTACAAATACGAAGTGAAATACCTTTGGCAGTTGGTGGCCGAGACCTTGATCCTGGAACCATGGGAGCAGGACATGGTGGCTCGGGCCGAGGCTGCGGCCAAAACCCAATGGGAGCGGCTGGGCGTGGAACTGGACTCGGCCGAATACTGA
- a CDS encoding universal stress protein, with translation MFKDIIVGVTPSGVDKCAVIAAAEFAKKFEAKLYLAHVAGMAQGWGSMEHLEPSGETERIKGQIQEMYGDILSGIAQYQINVIPGIPHAEILRLARKKNTDLIVMGPHTKEYEEKRSKMWGMAGSTLERVSQKARCPVMIVHKDMACKDPLFGNILVATDFSDQAECAVNYGGQMARQYKANLTVMHVVEPGVSAGDVEARLVNEYGPRLDGVSDCSFGVCHGQPPMEILRMAQQKRADLIIMAHHSKEMDPEKAFLGSTVVQVALNGACPTMSVNRHFDLRCGLMYDQAGQVVHTEATA, from the coding sequence ATGTTTAAGGACATCATCGTCGGTGTCACGCCTTCTGGCGTGGACAAGTGCGCGGTCATTGCGGCAGCTGAGTTCGCCAAGAAGTTCGAGGCAAAGCTTTACCTGGCCCACGTGGCGGGAATGGCCCAGGGGTGGGGTTCCATGGAGCACCTTGAGCCCTCGGGCGAAACCGAGCGGATCAAGGGGCAGATTCAGGAGATGTACGGCGACATCCTCAGTGGCATCGCGCAGTACCAGATCAACGTCATTCCGGGCATCCCCCATGCCGAGATACTGCGTTTGGCCCGCAAGAAGAATACCGACCTCATCGTCATGGGGCCGCACACCAAGGAATATGAAGAGAAGCGCTCCAAGATGTGGGGCATGGCGGGCAGCACTCTTGAGCGCGTCAGTCAGAAGGCGCGCTGCCCGGTCATGATCGTACACAAGGACATGGCCTGCAAGGACCCGTTGTTTGGGAATATCCTTGTGGCCACGGACTTTTCGGACCAGGCCGAGTGCGCCGTGAACTATGGGGGCCAGATGGCCCGCCAATATAAGGCGAACCTGACGGTCATGCACGTGGTCGAGCCCGGCGTGAGCGCGGGGGATGTGGAGGCCCGTCTTGTCAACGAATACGGGCCGCGTCTGGACGGCGTTTCCGATTGTTCCTTCGGGGTCTGCCACGGCCAGCCGCCCATGGAAATCTTGCGCATGGCGCAGCAAAAGCGGGCCGATCTGATAATCATGGCCCACCACTCCAAGGAGATGGACCCGGAAAAGGCGTTTTTGGGTTCCACTGTGGTCCAGGTGGCTCTCAACGGAGCATGCCCGACCATGAGCGTCAACCGTCACTTCGACCTGCGCTGCGGCCTTATGTACGACCAGGCCGGACAGGTCGTGCATACCGAGGCCACTGCATAG
- a CDS encoding CoB--CoM heterodisulfide reductase iron-sulfur subunit B family protein: MKYAYYPGCSLMESAREFDVSVRAVMVRLGAELVEIPDWTCCGASAAEPVSKLMNYALPARNLAIAQDALPGMDILAPCSACYLNLLKVNREVVGERHLHGQVNEVLAASGLTYRGGVPVRHLLDVLLNDVGAGIMAQKVTRSLEGMKLAPYYGCQILRPYAVFDSPGRPTSMEPIIRAMGGEVHEWECGNRCCGASLMVGHRDVALRSVAAILDQAAGADAVVTVCPLCQMNLEAYQGDAVKAGGRRIPVLYLTQIMGLAMGLGESEVQLGKNLTLNAGARRGIETRAWSVTLQAEGAEPGRAAGAEQSIPDQARTGKMNNLNKGGNHV, encoded by the coding sequence ATGAAGTACGCATATTACCCAGGTTGCTCGCTCATGGAAAGCGCACGCGAGTTCGATGTTTCGGTCCGGGCGGTCATGGTCCGGCTGGGCGCGGAGCTGGTCGAGATTCCTGACTGGACTTGCTGCGGAGCGAGTGCGGCCGAGCCGGTGAGCAAGCTGATGAACTATGCCTTGCCCGCCCGCAACTTGGCCATCGCCCAGGATGCGCTGCCGGGCATGGACATTCTCGCCCCGTGCAGCGCCTGCTATCTCAACCTGCTCAAGGTCAACCGCGAGGTGGTGGGCGAGAGACATCTGCACGGCCAAGTCAACGAAGTGCTGGCCGCATCCGGCCTGACCTACCGGGGCGGTGTGCCGGTGCGCCATCTGCTGGATGTGCTCCTCAACGACGTGGGCGCGGGGATCATGGCCCAGAAGGTGACCCGCAGCCTGGAGGGCATGAAGTTGGCCCCCTATTACGGTTGTCAGATTCTCAGGCCCTATGCCGTGTTCGACTCGCCGGGCAGACCGACGTCCATGGAGCCGATCATCCGGGCCATGGGCGGCGAGGTGCATGAATGGGAGTGCGGCAACCGTTGCTGCGGCGCTTCGCTCATGGTCGGCCATCGCGATGTGGCGCTACGCTCCGTGGCCGCCATTCTCGACCAGGCCGCCGGTGCCGACGCCGTGGTCACGGTATGCCCGCTGTGCCAGATGAATCTCGAAGCCTACCAGGGAGACGCGGTCAAGGCAGGAGGCCGCCGGATTCCGGTGCTCTATCTGACGCAGATCATGGGGCTTGCCATGGGGCTTGGCGAGTCGGAGGTGCAGCTTGGCAAGAACCTGACACTGAACGCTGGAGCCAGGCGCGGCATTGAAACCCGGGCCTGGAGCGTCACGCTCCAGGCCGAAGGCGCCGAGCCGGGCCGGGCGGCCGGGGCAGAACAGAGCATACCGGACCAGGCACGGACTGGAAAGATGAACAACCTCAACAAGGGAGGGAATCATGTTTAA
- a CDS encoding 4Fe-4S dicluster domain-containing protein, producing the protein MSETITRTWSPEGDETRIALTELRDMVGACMQCGTCTASCPNWYAMDVTPRRMWRMVQFGMIDDILKSRTFWLCSSCYMCTLRCPRGLRLTSAMGALKRLARLDGARQARRNGAFYEAFMSDVEANGRLQEASMMQGYFLRRMDPRLPMAFLPLGLRMLGKGKLHLPSRAQRGRLGPMFAKARQMEAGS; encoded by the coding sequence ATGAGCGAAACGATCACAAGGACATGGAGCCCGGAAGGAGATGAAACCCGTATCGCGCTGACCGAGCTGCGGGACATGGTGGGGGCGTGCATGCAGTGCGGCACCTGCACCGCCTCCTGCCCCAACTGGTACGCCATGGACGTTACCCCGCGCCGCATGTGGCGGATGGTCCAGTTCGGCATGATCGATGATATCCTCAAGAGTCGGACATTTTGGCTCTGCTCGTCGTGCTACATGTGCACCCTGCGTTGCCCGCGGGGCCTCAGGCTGACATCGGCCATGGGGGCGCTCAAGCGGTTGGCCCGGCTCGACGGGGCGAGGCAGGCAAGACGCAACGGAGCATTCTACGAGGCGTTCATGAGCGATGTGGAGGCCAACGGGCGGCTCCAGGAGGCAAGCATGATGCAGGGGTACTTTCTACGGCGTATGGACCCGAGATTGCCAATGGCGTTTCTGCCGCTTGGGCTCAGGATGCTCGGCAAGGGCAAGCTGCATCTGCCAAGCCGCGCCCAGCGAGGAAGGCTCGGCCCCATGTTTGCCAAGGCCAGACAGATGGAGGCGGGATCATGA
- a CDS encoding 4Fe-4S binding protein has translation MRKQYGALVVGAGIGGIRAALDLAVTGHKVALIDRRPNHGGILSQLDHQFPSDHCGMCKMLPLMARDSSSQFCLRKGLFHDNIDIMLSTELTSLEGEPGKFFVSLNRKSPLIDPAKCVSCGLCSEVCPVRVPSEYNAGLTMRAAVHLPVPHAIPNHYVVDLENCQRCWKCHEACPTGAIDFKFEERKDFNILVVDGDQETAAVVSQSLGEENFSLRFAASGSDALDMLAADMGTGLVLAGTNLADMAADRLLARCHELRPDMPVVIMVDPGQEEQGADLVMQGAREYLIKPLFAKRFVPWLDKLYMRIMSDTVEELEVGAVVLAGGFECYTPSMDPEGGQDVWCYDHPGVLTAVEFERLMSHTGPTGGRLLRPGDNAPVRSIAWIQCVGSRDVQKGADFCSAVCCMFSIKEAVLARQAADGDLETTIFYMDMRTTGKGYQRYRNRAETEEGVRFVRSRPHSVVPDNGDGGLKIEFMTDEGELVAEHYDMVVLAAGARPPHGMERFALTTDIDLNEWGFVQTQPYAPERTSRVGVFSAGAFGEPRDISESVIQAGAAASAASRIIKVYDVLAGIGGEPEPSYPDVSREPPRTFVAVCASCPTLGQAVDLEALSARMADVHSVCRVMPVRSACTEAGWNEIREGVSEFGPNRVLIGACMPYAYIPRLKELGRTIGLNPALMDVVDIYTPTFGLDLTDDTEAQARKVKAEKDIYAALATAVARLQGADPVPPSVMVDVARSALVVGGGLAGMTASMTIADQGYGVCLVESEEELGGLAMRLHTQLDGSDPRKFMEELIGQVQKHPNIKVFKDSRVVLSRGSAGRFRSAIASPQGVFPLEHGVTVLATGGHEAKVYESGLCVHKSVMTHLGLEEGLATGAIDAGALGSVVMIQCWRAPDDDRKYCSRVCCPEMLKNVLTLKQRNPDLPVYVFYRDIMAQGFLETYYTQARKVGAIFIRYDDESRPAVTFEEDGPVVTGRDPVLGAEVRFRPDMVSLSSGLEPNDVEELLEIFGVEVDGDGFYREADFKWRPVDFLKQGIYMCGVAHSPRRMDETIASAKAAGQRALRILNAERITRETVVAQVRHSLCSLCQACVTACPYGARSLDMDAGRIAVDELLCQGCGACAAVCPNSATILRGFHDGPMMAVIDAALEEPA, from the coding sequence ATGAGAAAGCAATATGGCGCATTGGTGGTCGGGGCCGGTATCGGAGGCATCAGGGCCGCCCTGGACCTCGCCGTCACCGGCCACAAGGTGGCCCTCATCGACAGGCGGCCCAATCACGGTGGCATCTTAAGTCAGCTGGACCACCAGTTTCCCTCGGACCACTGCGGCATGTGCAAGATGCTGCCGCTCATGGCTCGCGACTCATCGAGCCAGTTCTGTCTGCGCAAGGGACTTTTTCACGACAACATCGACATCATGCTTTCCACCGAGCTGACCTCCCTGGAGGGCGAACCGGGCAAGTTCTTCGTCTCTTTGAACCGCAAGTCCCCGTTGATCGATCCGGCTAAGTGCGTCAGCTGCGGTCTTTGTTCAGAGGTCTGTCCCGTTCGCGTCCCCAGCGAATATAACGCCGGGCTGACCATGCGGGCTGCCGTACACCTGCCGGTACCCCACGCCATCCCCAATCACTACGTGGTTGATCTCGAAAACTGTCAGCGCTGCTGGAAATGCCATGAGGCGTGCCCCACCGGGGCCATTGACTTCAAGTTCGAAGAGCGCAAGGATTTCAACATCCTGGTGGTGGATGGCGACCAGGAAACAGCGGCCGTGGTCAGCCAGAGCCTGGGCGAGGAGAACTTCTCCCTGCGTTTCGCCGCTTCGGGCAGCGATGCCTTGGACATGCTCGCCGCGGACATGGGCACAGGGTTGGTGCTGGCAGGTACGAATCTCGCCGACATGGCCGCCGATCGCCTGCTTGCCCGCTGTCACGAGCTGCGGCCGGATATGCCCGTGGTGATTATGGTTGATCCGGGACAAGAGGAACAAGGGGCAGACCTGGTCATGCAGGGTGCCCGGGAATATTTGATCAAGCCCCTCTTCGCCAAGCGTTTCGTCCCCTGGCTCGACAAGCTCTACATGCGCATCATGTCGGACACGGTGGAGGAGCTTGAGGTCGGTGCCGTGGTTCTGGCCGGCGGATTCGAGTGCTACACCCCGTCCATGGACCCGGAAGGAGGGCAGGACGTGTGGTGTTACGACCATCCTGGCGTGCTGACCGCAGTGGAGTTCGAGCGGCTGATGAGCCACACCGGCCCCACCGGAGGCAGGCTGCTCAGGCCGGGCGATAACGCCCCTGTGCGCAGTATAGCATGGATACAGTGCGTGGGCTCCCGCGACGTGCAAAAGGGGGCGGACTTCTGTTCGGCGGTGTGCTGCATGTTCTCCATCAAGGAGGCCGTTCTGGCCAGACAGGCCGCAGACGGCGACCTGGAGACCACCATTTTCTACATGGATATGCGGACCACAGGCAAGGGATACCAGCGGTACCGCAACCGCGCCGAGACCGAGGAGGGCGTTCGTTTCGTGCGCAGCAGGCCCCATTCGGTGGTGCCCGATAACGGAGACGGCGGGCTGAAGATTGAATTCATGACCGACGAGGGCGAGTTGGTGGCAGAACACTACGACATGGTGGTTCTGGCCGCCGGGGCCCGCCCGCCGCACGGCATGGAGAGGTTCGCCCTGACCACGGATATCGACCTCAACGAGTGGGGGTTTGTCCAGACCCAGCCCTACGCCCCGGAGCGGACCAGCCGCGTCGGCGTGTTTTCAGCCGGGGCCTTCGGCGAGCCAAGGGACATTTCGGAGTCGGTCATTCAGGCTGGCGCCGCTGCCTCGGCTGCATCGCGGATCATCAAGGTCTACGATGTGCTGGCCGGTATCGGCGGCGAGCCGGAGCCGTCTTATCCGGACGTCTCCAGGGAGCCGCCCCGGACCTTTGTGGCCGTGTGCGCCTCCTGCCCCACCCTCGGGCAGGCGGTGGACCTGGAGGCGCTGAGTGCGCGGATGGCCGATGTCCACTCCGTATGCCGGGTCATGCCCGTGCGGAGCGCCTGTACCGAAGCGGGCTGGAACGAGATCAGGGAGGGCGTGTCCGAATTCGGACCCAACCGGGTGTTGATCGGAGCCTGCATGCCTTATGCCTATATTCCCCGCCTCAAGGAACTCGGACGGACCATCGGGCTCAATCCCGCCCTCATGGATGTGGTGGACATCTATACACCCACCTTCGGGCTTGACCTGACAGACGATACAGAAGCCCAGGCCCGGAAGGTCAAGGCAGAAAAGGATATCTATGCGGCCCTGGCCACTGCCGTGGCCAGGCTCCAGGGGGCGGACCCGGTACCCCCGTCAGTCATGGTGGATGTGGCACGCTCTGCGCTGGTGGTCGGCGGCGGACTGGCCGGGATGACTGCGTCCATGACCATTGCGGATCAGGGGTATGGCGTCTGTCTCGTGGAATCCGAAGAGGAACTCGGGGGCCTGGCCATGCGTCTGCACACCCAGCTCGACGGCTCGGACCCGCGAAAATTCATGGAGGAGTTGATCGGACAGGTGCAGAAGCATCCGAACATCAAGGTTTTCAAGGATTCGCGAGTGGTGCTTTCGCGCGGCAGCGCCGGCAGGTTCCGATCGGCCATTGCCAGCCCACAGGGGGTGTTTCCCCTGGAGCACGGAGTGACCGTCCTGGCTACCGGCGGCCACGAGGCCAAGGTCTATGAAAGCGGCCTGTGCGTCCACAAGTCGGTCATGACCCATTTGGGACTGGAGGAAGGGCTGGCCACAGGCGCCATCGACGCCGGGGCTCTGGGCTCCGTTGTCATGATCCAGTGCTGGCGCGCCCCGGACGACGACAGGAAATATTGCAGCCGGGTCTGTTGCCCGGAAATGCTCAAGAATGTCCTCACCCTCAAGCAGCGCAACCCTGACCTGCCTGTCTACGTCTTTTACCGCGACATCATGGCCCAGGGATTTCTTGAGACCTATTACACGCAGGCGCGCAAGGTCGGGGCCATCTTCATTCGCTACGATGACGAATCCAGGCCCGCCGTGACATTCGAGGAAGACGGGCCAGTGGTCACGGGACGCGACCCTGTGCTGGGGGCCGAGGTCCGTTTTCGGCCGGATATGGTCTCCCTGTCAAGCGGCCTGGAACCCAACGACGTGGAGGAGTTGCTCGAAATATTCGGCGTCGAGGTGGATGGAGACGGATTCTACCGCGAGGCCGATTTCAAGTGGCGTCCCGTGGATTTTCTCAAGCAGGGCATCTACATGTGCGGCGTGGCCCATTCTCCCCGGCGCATGGACGAGACCATTGCCTCGGCCAAGGCGGCGGGACAGCGCGCCCTGCGCATTCTCAACGCCGAGAGAATCACCCGGGAAACCGTGGTGGCCCAGGTGCGCCACTCCCTTTGTTCCCTGTGCCAGGCGTGCGTGACTGCCTGTCCCTATGGCGCTCGTTCTCTGGACATGGACGCCGGGCGCATAGCCGTGGACGAACTGCTCTGTCAGGGGTGCGGGGCATGCGCGGCCGTGTGCCCCAACAGCGCGACCATACTCCGGGGCTTCCACGACGGGCCGATGATGGCGGTTATCGACGCAGCCCTGGAAGAACCGGCATAG
- a CDS encoding 4Fe-4S dicluster domain-containing protein, with translation MATTAKIRVEGNNPILALQGFLKGLMADGAVGGVLVPVHHFGRGMPMPTLVTDPEQLLGADPLAPAFPMSSAKLLSRLTRGQAGERIAAVMRPCEIRAFVELVKLNQGSFDNVVLIGMDCLGAYDNANYRLFLGDRDPLEATLGFHGLAGADAAADGVGIATACMACEHPSPTNADIVVGVAGADLRESIPAMADSARGEALLSALGLQEIQSSNGRDTALASLVEARTAYRDAMIERTKAVTGTLTDLSEYLSGCVNCYNCRVACPVCYCKECVFNTDVFEHKPWQYVEWAKRKGSLKLPTDTIFFHLTRMAHMSMACVGCGQCSNACPNDIPVMELFRTVAARTQESFGYEPGRSLQEPPPLSVFKEDEFQEAVSHMA, from the coding sequence ATGGCGACCACAGCAAAGATACGGGTGGAAGGGAACAATCCGATCCTGGCCCTGCAGGGGTTTCTGAAGGGGCTAATGGCCGACGGGGCCGTCGGCGGCGTCCTGGTGCCTGTCCATCATTTCGGCAGGGGCATGCCCATGCCCACCCTGGTGACCGATCCGGAGCAACTCTTGGGCGCGGACCCGCTTGCTCCGGCCTTTCCAATGAGCAGCGCCAAACTCCTGTCGCGCCTGACGCGGGGCCAGGCAGGCGAGCGCATCGCGGCGGTCATGCGCCCCTGTGAGATCCGGGCTTTTGTCGAGTTGGTCAAGCTCAACCAAGGCAGCTTCGACAATGTCGTTCTGATCGGCATGGACTGTCTGGGGGCATACGACAACGCCAACTACAGGCTGTTCCTGGGCGATCGGGACCCGCTTGAGGCCACTCTCGGCTTCCATGGCCTGGCCGGGGCGGACGCGGCTGCCGACGGGGTTGGGATCGCCACCGCCTGCATGGCCTGCGAGCACCCCTCGCCGACCAATGCGGACATCGTTGTGGGCGTGGCCGGGGCTGATCTGCGCGAGAGTATTCCTGCCATGGCCGACAGCGCTCGGGGAGAGGCCCTGCTCAGTGCTCTGGGGTTGCAGGAGATCCAGTCTTCCAACGGGCGCGACACGGCTCTGGCCTCCCTGGTGGAGGCCAGAACCGCCTATCGCGACGCCATGATCGAGAGGACCAAGGCGGTGACGGGAACCCTGACCGATCTTTCCGAGTACCTCAGCGGCTGCGTCAACTGTTACAACTGTCGGGTGGCCTGTCCGGTTTGCTATTGCAAGGAATGCGTCTTCAACACCGACGTTTTCGAGCACAAGCCCTGGCAGTATGTGGAGTGGGCCAAGCGTAAGGGCAGCCTCAAGCTGCCCACGGACACCATCTTTTTCCATCTCACCCGCATGGCGCACATGAGCATGGCCTGCGTGGGCTGCGGGCAGTGTTCCAACGCCTGCCCTAACGACATCCCGGTCATGGAACTGTTCCGAACCGTCGCGGCGCGGACTCAGGAGAGCTTTGGCTACGAACCGGGGCGCAGCCTTCAGGAGCCGCCGCCGCTTTCGGTGTTCAAGGAGGACGAGTTCCAGGAGGCGGTGTCGCACATGGCCTGA
- a CDS encoding hydrogenase iron-sulfur subunit, protein MHTEFEPTILAFVCNWCTYTAADLAGTSRMLQQPNLRLVRMMCTGMVDPKYIVKSLLSGADGVLVSGCHPGDCHYINGNYKARRRIKLLNEILPQFGIDKGRVKLTWVGASEGNEFAATVNHFINEIRELGPMEARSMAVV, encoded by the coding sequence ATGCACACCGAGTTCGAGCCGACCATTCTGGCCTTTGTCTGCAACTGGTGCACCTACACCGCGGCAGACCTTGCCGGAACCTCGCGCATGCTTCAGCAGCCCAACCTGCGGCTGGTACGGATGATGTGCACCGGCATGGTGGACCCCAAGTACATTGTCAAATCCCTGCTCTCCGGCGCGGACGGCGTGCTGGTCAGCGGCTGCCATCCCGGTGACTGTCACTATATTAACGGCAACTACAAGGCCCGGCGCAGAATCAAGCTCTTAAACGAAATCCTGCCTCAGTTCGGCATTGACAAGGGCCGGGTCAAGCTGACCTGGGTGGGAGCCAGCGAGGGCAACGAATTTGCGGCCACGGTGAACCATTTCATCAACGAGATCAGGGAACTCGGTCCCATGGAAGCGCGTTCCATGGCCGTGGTCTAA